Sequence from the Amaranthus tricolor cultivar Red isolate AtriRed21 chromosome 1, ASM2621246v1, whole genome shotgun sequence genome:
aacaataataataacaacaacaacaacaacaacaacaataataataataataataataataataataataataataataataataataataataataataataattataatagtattaataataacaataataagaataataacaataataataataataacaataataataataataacaataataataataatcttaatactaataataataataataataataacaataataataataataataataataataataataataataataataataataataacaataacaataataataataataataataataataataataataataataataataataataagaataataataataataataataataataataacaataataacaataataacaataataataataataataataataataataataataataataataataataataataataacaataataataataacaataataacaataataataataataacaacaataataacaataataataataataacaagaacaataataataacaacaacaacaacaataataataataataataataataataataataataataatactaataataataataataataataataataataataataataataataataataagaataataatattaataataacaataataataataataacaataataataataacaataataataataataataataataataacaataataataataacaataataataacaataataataataacaataataacaataataataacaataataataataataataataataataataataataataataataataataataataataataatagtaataataataataataataataataataataataataataataataataataataataataataataataataataatagtaataataataataataataatagtaatagtaataataataataataataataataataataataataacaataataataatattaataataacaataataataataacaataataacaataataataataataacaataataataacaataataataataataacaataataataatactaataatactaataataataataataataataataattataataataatagtaaaaataataataataataatagtcatagtaagaataataataataataataataataataataataataataataataataatattaataataataacaataataataataacaataataataacaataataataataacaataataacaataataataataataataataataataataataataataataataataataataataataataataataataataataataatagtaatagtaatagtaatagtaataattataataatagtaataataataacaataataataataataataacaataataataataacaataataataacaataataataataacaataataacaataataataacaataataataataacaataataataataataataataataataataataataataataataataataataataataataataatagtaatagtaataataataataataataatagtaataataataataataataataataataataataataataataataataataataataataataatagtaataataataataataataataataataataataataataataataacaataataacaataataataataataacaataataataacaataataataataacaataataacaataataataataataacaataataataacaataataataataataacaataacaataataataacaacaacaacaacaacaacaacaacaataataataataataataataataataataataataataataataataataataataataataataataataacaataataataataataacaataataataataataacaataataataataataataacaatactaataataataatactaacaataataataataataacaaaaataataataacaataatagtaataataataatattaataacaataacaatagtaataataataataataataataataataataataataataataataataataataataataataataataataataatattaataataataataataataataataataataataataataataataataataataataacaataataataacaataataataataataataataataataataataataataataataataataataacaataataataataacaataataataacaataataataataacaataataacaataataataacaataataataataataataataataataataataataataataataataataataatagtaatagtaatagtaatagtaataattataataatagtaatcataataacaataataataataataataatatcaataataataataacaataataataacaataataataataacaataataacaataataataacaataataataataacaataataataataataataataataataataataataataataataataataataataataataataataataataatagtaatagtaataataataataataataatagtaataataataataataataacaataataataataataataataataataataataataataataataataataataataataatagtaataataataataataataataataataataataataataataataataataataataataataataataacaataataacaataataataataataataacaataataataacaataataataataacaataataacaataataataataataacaataataataacaataataataataataacaataacaataataataacaacaacaacaacaacaataataataataataataataataataataataataataataataataataataataataataataataataataataacaataataataacaataataataataataacaataataataataataacaataataataataataatactaacaataataataataataacaaaaataataataacaataatagtaataataataataataataacaataacaatagtaataataataataataataataataataataataataataataataataataataataataataataataataataataataacaataataataataacaataataataataataataataataataataataataataataataataataataagaataagaagaataataagaataataataatactaataataataataataataataataataataataataataataataataataataataataataataataataataataataataatagtaataataataataataataatagtaatagtaaaaataataataataataataataataataataataataataataataataataataataataataataataataataataataataataataataataataataataataacaataataataataacaataataacaataataataataataacaataataataacaataataataataataacaataataataatactaataatactaataataataataataattattattattattattataataataatagtaaaaataataataataataattgtaatagtaagaataataataatagcaataataataataataataataataataataataataataataataataataataataataataataattataataatagtaataataataacaataataataataataataacaataataataataacaataataataacaataataataataacaataataacaataataataacaataataataataataataataataataataataataataataataataataataacaataataataataataacaataataataataataacaataataataataataataacaatactaataataataataataacaataataataataataacaaaaataataataaaaataatagtaataataataataataacaataacaataataataataataataataataataataataataataataataataataataataataataataataataataacaataataataacaataataataacaataataataataataataataataataataataataataataataataataataataataataataataataataataataataataagaataagaagaataataagaataataataatactaataataataataataataataataataataataataataagaataacaataataataataataataataataataataataataataataataataataataataacaataacaataataataacaataataataacaataataataacaataataataacaataataataacaataataataataataataataataataataataataataataataataataataacaataataataataacaataataataataacaataataataataataataataataataataataataataataataataataataataataataataataataataataataataataataacaataataacaataataataataaaaataacaataatatcaataataacaataataataataataataataataataataataataataataataataataataataataataataacaataataataacaataataataacaataataataataacaataataataacaataataataataataataataataataataataataataataataataataataataataataacaataataataacaataataataacaataataataacaataataataacaataataataagaataataataataataataataataataataataataataataataataataataataataataataataataataataataataacaaaaataacaataataataataacaataataataataacaataataataataacaataataataataacaataataataataacaataataataataataataataataataataataataataataatactaataacaataataataataataataataataatagtaataataataataataataataataataataataataataataataataataataataataataacaataataataacaataataacaataataataataataacaataataataataataataacaacaataataacaataataataataataataataataataataataataataacaacaataataataataataataataataataataataataataataataataataataataataataataataataataataataataagaataagaataagaataataataagaataataataataatcagaataataagaataataagaataataataataataataataataataataataataaaaataataataacaataataacaataataataataataataataataataataataataataataataataataataataataataataataataataataataataataataacaataataagaataataacaataataagaataataacaataataacaataataagaataaaaacaataataacaataataacaataataataataataacaataataataataataacaataataacaataataacaataataacaataataataataataacaataataataataacaataataacaataataataataataacaataataataacaataataataataataacaataacaataataataacaataataataataataacaataacaataataataacaacaaacaacaacaacaataataataataataataataataataataataataataataataataataataataataataataaaacaataataataacaataataataacaataataataacaataataataagaataataataataataataataataataataataataataataataataataacaaaaataacaataataataataacaataataataataacaataataataataacaataataataataacaataataataataacaataataataacaataataataataataataataataataataataataataacaataataataataataataataataataataataataataataataataataataataataataataataacaataataataacaataataacaataataataataataacaataataataataataataacaacaataataacaataataataataataataataataataataataataataacaacaataataataataataataataataataataataataataataataataataataataataataataataataataataataataagaataagaataagaataataataagaataataataataatcagaataataagaataataagaataataataataataataataataataataataataaaaataataataacaataataacaataataataataataataataataataataataataataataataataataataataataataataataataataataataacaataataagaataataacaataataacaataataacaataataacaataataagaataaaaacaataataacaataataacaataataataataataacaataataataataataacaataataacaataataacaataataacaataataataataataacaacattaataataacaataataacaataataataataataacaataataataacaataataataataataacaataacaataataataacaataataataataataacaataacaataataataacaacaaacaacaacaacaataataataataataataataataataataataataataataataataataataataataataataataataataataataataacaataataaaaataattacaataataataataataacaataataataaaaataacaataataataataataacaataataataataacaataataacaacaataataataataacaataataataacaataataataataataacaataataataataataacaacaacaacaataataataataatagtaataataataataataataataataataataataataataataataataataataataataacaatattaagaataataacaataataataataataacaataataataataataatattaacaataataataataataagaagaataataaaaataacaataataataataataataacaataataataataataataataataataataataataataataaaaataacaataataataacaataataataacaataataataataacaataataataacaataataataataataataataataataataataataataataataataataataataataataacaataataataacaataataataacaataataataacaataataataataataataataataataataataataataataataataataataataataataataacaaaaataacaataataataataacaataataataataacaataataataataataataataataataataataacaataattattattattattattattatttttttttctttgagaaataagaaataaattcttatttctcaaaaaaaaaaaaaaaaaataataataataataataataataataataataataataataataataacaataataataacaataataataataataataataataataataataacaataataataacaataataataataataataataataataataataataataataataataataataataataacaataataacaataataacaataataataataataataataataataataataataataataataataataataataataataataataataacaataataagaataataacaataataacaataataacaataataacaataataacaataataagaataaaaacaataataccaataataacaataataataataataacaataataataataataagaataataacaataataacaataataacaataataataataataacaataataagaataataacaataataagaataataacaataataataataataacaataataataataataacaataataataataataacaataataacaataataataataataataataataataataataataataataataataataataataataataataataataacaataacaataataataacaacaaacaacaacaacaacaataataataataataataataataataataataataataataataataataataataataataacaataataaaaataattacaatcataataataataacaataataataataataacaataataataataataacaataataataataacaataataaaaccaataataataataacaataataataacaataataataataataataataataataataataataataataataataataataataacaataataacaataataacaataataacaataataataataataataataataataataacaataataataataataataataataataataataacaataataataacaataataataacaataataataacaataataataagaataataataataattataaaaataataataataataataataataataataataataataataataataataataataataataataataataataataataataacaaaaataacaataataataataacaataataataataacaataataataataataataataataataataataataataataacaataataacaataataacaataataacaataataataataataataataataacaataataataataataataataataataataataataacaataataataacaataataataacaataataataacaataataataagaataataacaataataacaataataataataataataataataataacaataataataataataataataataataataataataacaataataataacaataataataataataacaataacaataataataacaacaaacaacaacaataataataataataataataataataataataataataataataataataataataataataataataataacaataataaaaataattacaataataataataataacaataataatactaataacaataataataataataacaataataataataacaataataacaacaataataataataacaataataataacaataataataataataataataataataataataataataataataataataataataataataataacaataataagaataataacaacaaacaacaacaataataataataataataataataataataataataataataataataataataataataataataataataataacaataataaaaataattacaataataataataataacaataataataataataacaataataataataataacaataataataataacaataataaaaccaataataataataacaataataataacaataataataataataataataataataataataataataataataataataataataataacaataataagaataataacaataataacaataataataataataataataataataacaataataataataataataataataataacaataataataacaataataataacaataataataacaataataataagaataataataataattatattaataataataataataataataataataataataataataataataataataataataataataacaaaaataacaataataataataacaataataataataacaataataataataataataataataataataacaataataacaataataacaataataacaataataataataataataataataacaataataataataataataataataataacaataataataacaataataataacaataataataacaataataataacaataataataagaataataacaataataacaataataataataataataataataataacaataataataataataataataataataataataataataataacaataataataacaataataataataataacaataacaataataataacaacaaacaacaacaataataataataataattttagtgACCCAAATAATTTTAGTGGCATTAGTCTCGGCCAaactttttgatttactttattcgaagttataaatttattttgaaaattttagtgacccaacttagtgtattgtttccgccaatacaccctatattaagacgggtcattacaataataataataataataataataataataataataataataataataataataataataataataataacaataataaaaataattacaataataataataaaaataataataacaataataataataacaataataaaaccaataataataataacaataataataacaataataataataataataataataataataataataataataataataataataataataacaataataagaataataacaataataacaataataataataataataataataataacaataataataataataataataataataataataacaataataataacaataataataacaataataataacaataataataagaataataataattattataataataataataataataataataataataataataataataataataataataataataataataataataacaaaaataacaataataataataacaataataataataacaataataataataataataataataataataacaataataacaataataacaataataacaataataataataataataataataacaataataataataataataataataataataacaataataataacaataataataacaataatactaacaataataataagaataataacaataataacaataataataataataataataataataacaataataataataataataataataataataataacaataataataacaataataataataataacaataacaataataataacaacaaacaacaacaataataataataataataataataataataataataataataataataataataataataataataataacaataataaaaataattacaataataataataataacaataataatactaataacaataataataataataacaataataataataacaataataacaacaataataataataacaataataataacaataataataataataataataataataataataataataataataataataataataataataataacaataataagaataataacaataataacaataataataataataataataataacaataataataataataataataataataataacaataataataacaataataataacaataataataacaataataataacaataataataataataataataataataataataataataataataataataataataataataataataacaaaaataacaaaaataataaaaacaataataataataacaataataataataataataataataataataataataataataataacaataataacaataataacaataatgacaataataataataataataataataacaataataataataataataataataataacaataataataacaataataataacaataataataacaataataataagaataataataataataataataataataataataataataataataataataataataataataataataataataacaataataataataacaataataataataacaataataataataacaataataataataataataataataataacaataataataataataataataataataataataataatagtaataataagaataataataataataataataataataataataataataataataataataataataataataataataataataataataacaataataagaataagaataagaataacaataataataacaataataataacaataataataagaataataacaataataacaataataataataataataataataataacaataataataataataataataataataataataataataataataataataataacaataataataacaataataataataataacaataacaataataataacaacaaacaacaacaataataataataataataataataataataataataataataataataataataataataataataataataataataataataacaataaaaaaaataattacaataataataataataacaataataatactaataacaataataataataataacaataataataataacaataataa
This genomic interval carries:
- the LOC130820493 gene encoding uncharacterized protein LOC130820493, yielding NNNNNNNNNNNNNNNNNINNNNNNNNNNNNNNNNNNNNNNNNNNNNNNNNNNNNNNNNNNNNNNNNNNNNNNNNNNNNNNNNNNNNNNNNNNNNNNNNNNNSNSNSNSNNYNNSNHNNNNNNNNNINNNNNNNNNNNNNNNNNNNNNNNNNNNNNNNNNNNNNNNNNNNNNNNNNNNNSNSNNNNNNNSNNNNNNNNNNNNNNNNNNNNNNNNNNNNSNNNNNNNNNNNNNNNNNNNNNNNNNNNNNNNNNNNNNNNNNNNNNNNNNNNNNNNNNNNNNNNNNNNNNTTNNNNNNNNNNNNNNNNNNNNNNNNNNNNNNNNNKKNNYNNNNNNNNNTNNNNNNNNNNNNNNNNNNNNNNNNNNNNNNNNNNNNNNNNNNNNNNNNNNNNNKNNTNNNNNNNNNNNNNNNNNNNNNNNNNNNNNNNNNNNNNNNNNNNNNNNNNNNNNNNNNNNNNNNNNNKNNKNNKNNNNNNNNNNNNNNNNNNKNNNNNNNNNNNNNDNNNNNNNNNNNNNNNNNNNNNNNNNNNNNNNN